Proteins found in one Afipia sp. P52-10 genomic segment:
- a CDS encoding CaiB/BaiF CoA-transferase family protein, with protein MSAAALAAFRVLDLSESIAGQYCCRLFADFGADVTLVESPEGSDIRRVAPFHPTDGDSLLFFHLNLGKRSVTVDRASEAGQAELLALMRQADLAVVGLDADREALQRANPHAVVALVSDFGADGPYRHWHSCEMIVQALSGMMHVNGAGDREPLYGAGHRAHYAAGVGAYIMALAALYARPRIGRGQQVALDVAMNTAAMAPPATLEYAYSGMQDPRGERRSPFMVVQCRDGWVSTWVHLHLWTGFCRALELPALEHDPRFARGKERQDNWAALTEIVQKRVAEWSGDDCLARLLRERIAAAKAYTPVQLWSGTPHLQQRNYWEAVPTKWGARPILGPAHRFGATPRRVQSGPPELGADNGQPFSLLRDRSAAVIDPPHEVKPGHGPLAGVRVLEFTTAWAGPMAGRILAFLGAEVIKVESASRPDTWRMHNAVVQAKRYPDGEPGARPYNRAALFNSQNHNKLGLTLDIKHAKGLAAMQKLAAVSDVVICNFTAGTLDRMGAGYGTLRKLRPDIIVVEMPGFGNSGELSKAAANGATMEMAAGMCAMIGYPDGAPTTTGQVYPDPMGGYNGAAAVLTALMHRQATGEGQCIEMSQVEASMQFIGEELLYAIAAKEDPVRHGNRVRWAAPHDAYQAAGDDAWVAIAIATDEEWRRFCVIMGNAALAADRRFATFEARWKHQDVLRQPITAWTRQHDKHLIANRLQAAGIRGAPVNTPKDVMESPYLAARKAFVPLNHPEAGRHAYMTLPFRFDLTPGGQYRASPCLGADTRKILIDIAGLSPQEVDELDREGVTSSIPA; from the coding sequence ATGAGTGCCGCTGCGCTCGCCGCCTTCCGGGTGCTGGATCTGAGCGAAAGCATCGCGGGCCAGTATTGCTGCCGTCTGTTCGCAGACTTCGGCGCCGATGTAACCTTGGTAGAATCTCCTGAAGGATCGGACATCAGGCGGGTCGCTCCCTTTCATCCTACCGACGGAGATTCGCTGCTGTTCTTCCATCTCAATCTTGGCAAGCGATCGGTCACGGTCGACCGTGCGAGCGAGGCGGGGCAAGCCGAACTTTTGGCTCTGATGCGGCAGGCCGATCTCGCGGTGGTCGGACTTGATGCGGATCGTGAGGCGTTGCAACGCGCCAATCCGCACGCCGTTGTCGCGCTGGTATCCGATTTCGGCGCCGACGGTCCTTACCGGCATTGGCATAGCTGCGAGATGATCGTGCAGGCTCTGTCCGGCATGATGCACGTCAACGGTGCCGGTGATCGCGAGCCCCTCTATGGTGCTGGGCACCGCGCCCATTATGCTGCCGGGGTCGGTGCGTATATCATGGCGCTCGCCGCGCTCTACGCACGACCGCGCATCGGTCGCGGACAGCAGGTGGCGCTCGATGTCGCCATGAACACGGCGGCCATGGCGCCGCCTGCCACGCTCGAATACGCCTACAGCGGCATGCAGGATCCGCGTGGCGAGCGGCGTTCGCCGTTCATGGTCGTGCAGTGCCGCGATGGCTGGGTCAGCACCTGGGTGCATCTGCATCTCTGGACTGGCTTCTGCCGGGCCCTTGAATTGCCTGCGCTCGAGCACGATCCGCGTTTCGCCCGCGGCAAGGAGCGGCAGGACAACTGGGCCGCATTGACCGAGATTGTGCAGAAGCGGGTTGCGGAATGGTCCGGCGACGATTGTCTCGCGCGGCTGCTGCGCGAACGGATTGCGGCGGCAAAGGCCTACACGCCGGTTCAACTCTGGTCCGGCACGCCACATTTGCAGCAACGTAATTATTGGGAGGCTGTACCGACGAAGTGGGGGGCTCGCCCCATTCTCGGGCCCGCGCATCGCTTCGGTGCCACGCCGCGACGCGTCCAAAGCGGCCCGCCGGAGCTTGGCGCGGATAACGGGCAGCCGTTTTCGTTGCTCCGCGATCGATCTGCCGCGGTGATTGATCCGCCGCACGAGGTGAAACCGGGGCATGGACCGCTTGCCGGCGTGCGGGTGCTGGAATTCACCACCGCATGGGCCGGGCCGATGGCCGGGCGGATTCTGGCTTTCCTCGGTGCCGAAGTGATCAAGGTGGAGTCCGCCTCCCGTCCCGATACCTGGCGTATGCACAACGCGGTCGTGCAGGCCAAGCGTTATCCGGACGGTGAGCCTGGCGCACGGCCCTATAACCGGGCGGCGTTGTTCAACTCGCAGAACCATAACAAGCTCGGGCTTACGCTCGACATCAAACACGCGAAGGGGCTGGCTGCGATGCAGAAGCTCGCGGCAGTGTCGGATGTCGTGATCTGCAACTTCACGGCCGGAACGCTCGATCGGATGGGCGCAGGTTATGGCACGCTGCGCAAGCTGCGGCCGGATATCATCGTCGTGGAAATGCCGGGCTTCGGCAATTCGGGCGAACTGTCGAAGGCAGCCGCAAACGGCGCGACCATGGAGATGGCTGCGGGCATGTGTGCAATGATTGGCTATCCGGACGGCGCGCCGACAACGACGGGGCAGGTCTATCCGGATCCGATGGGCGGTTATAACGGCGCCGCAGCCGTGCTGACCGCGCTGATGCACAGGCAGGCGACCGGCGAGGGGCAATGTATCGAGATGTCCCAGGTCGAAGCCTCGATGCAATTCATCGGCGAGGAGCTGCTCTATGCGATCGCAGCGAAGGAGGATCCGGTGCGTCACGGCAATCGTGTGCGCTGGGCCGCGCCGCACGATGCCTATCAAGCCGCCGGCGACGACGCGTGGGTTGCGATCGCGATCGCAACCGACGAGGAATGGCGTCGCTTCTGCGTCATCATGGGGAATGCCGCGCTTGCCGCCGACCGGCGATTTGCGACCTTCGAGGCGCGCTGGAAGCATCAGGATGTGCTCCGCCAGCCGATTACCGCGTGGACGCGCCAGCATGACAAGCATCTCATCGCAAATCGATTGCAGGCTGCGGGAATTCGCGGAGCGCCCGTCAACACGCCGAAAGACGTGATGGAAAGTCCCTATCTGGCAGCGCGAAAAGCATTCGTTCCGCTGAACCATCCAGAGGCGGGGCGTCATGCCTACATGACGCTGCCGTTCCGTTTTGATCTCACGCCGGGCGGACAGTATCGGGCCTCGCCATGCCTCGGTGCCGATACCCGGAAGATCCTGATCGATATTGCCGGGCTTTCGCCGCAAGAGGTTGATGAACTCGATCGGGAGGGTGTGACCTCCTCCATTCCAGCCTAA
- a CDS encoding enoyl-CoA hydratase, with amino-acid sequence MNVAANQSAKQYADGKILQSVSNGVGILTFNAPEKRNAMSLEMWEGAADALIEMRDDPNVRVVVLVGAGGKAFVSGADISQFEKNRNNAAASEEYAKRSGRPRELLVSYPKPTIACIQGFCMGGGLALAMCADMRFAGEGSQFGVPAAKLGIAYGYEGLNHLVSLVGPSWARLIMYTGMRIDATEAVRIGLIDRLHPADVLWESTMDIAKQIAENAPLAIQAAKITIAEILKDPDKRDMKAIADIGTKCMDSEDFKEGRTAFMAKRKPVFKGK; translated from the coding sequence ATGAACGTCGCCGCCAATCAGTCCGCCAAGCAATATGCGGACGGCAAGATCCTGCAGAGCGTGTCGAACGGCGTGGGCATATTGACATTCAACGCGCCCGAGAAGCGCAACGCCATGTCGCTGGAGATGTGGGAGGGCGCCGCCGACGCGCTGATCGAGATGCGCGACGACCCTAACGTGCGTGTCGTGGTGCTGGTGGGCGCGGGCGGCAAGGCATTCGTATCCGGCGCAGACATCAGCCAGTTCGAGAAGAACCGCAACAATGCTGCGGCATCCGAAGAATACGCCAAGCGCAGCGGACGACCGCGCGAACTGCTCGTCAGCTATCCGAAGCCGACCATCGCCTGCATCCAGGGCTTCTGCATGGGCGGCGGCCTGGCGCTTGCCATGTGCGCCGATATGCGCTTCGCAGGCGAAGGCAGCCAATTCGGCGTGCCGGCGGCCAAGCTCGGCATCGCTTATGGCTACGAAGGCCTGAACCACCTCGTGTCGCTGGTCGGGCCCTCCTGGGCACGGCTGATCATGTACACCGGCATGCGCATCGACGCGACGGAAGCGGTGCGGATCGGTCTGATCGATCGTTTGCATCCCGCGGATGTGCTGTGGGAATCGACGATGGATATCGCCAAGCAAATTGCCGAAAATGCACCGCTGGCAATCCAGGCGGCGAAAATCACCATTGCCGAGATCCTGAAGGATCCGGACAAGCGCGACATGAAGGCCATCGCTGACATCGGTACCAAGTGCATGGACTCTGAGGACTTCAAGGAGGGGCGCACCGCGTTCATGGCCAAGCGCAAACCGGTGTTCAAAGGGAAGTAG
- a CDS encoding YaiI/YqxD family protein, protein MTQSTSSIRILVDADACPVKEEIYKVAARHKLPVTIVAGGFIRVPQDPMIERIAAGPGMDAADDWIAERADPRSIVITADIPLASRCVKAGAAVMAPNGKPFTEQSIGMTLAIRNLMHDLRSSGDITGGPAPFKPSDRSAFLSALDTAIRRLQRAHQTS, encoded by the coding sequence ATGACCCAATCTACGAGTTCCATCCGCATCCTGGTCGATGCCGACGCCTGTCCGGTGAAGGAGGAGATCTACAAGGTTGCCGCCCGCCATAAGCTGCCCGTGACTATTGTCGCAGGCGGATTCATTCGCGTGCCGCAAGACCCGATGATTGAACGGATCGCAGCCGGCCCCGGCATGGACGCCGCGGACGACTGGATCGCTGAACGAGCCGACCCACGCAGCATCGTCATCACCGCCGATATCCCGCTCGCCAGCCGCTGCGTGAAGGCAGGCGCCGCCGTCATGGCACCGAACGGCAAGCCGTTCACCGAGCAATCGATCGGCATGACCCTTGCGATACGCAACCTGATGCACGATCTAAGATCGAGCGGCGACATCACCGGCGGTCCGGCCCCGTTCAAGCCGTCTGACCGCTCAGCCTTTCTCTCCGCGCTCGACACGGCAATCCGGCGTCTGCAGCGCGCTCACCAAACCTCATAA